A stretch of DNA from Chitinispirillum alkaliphilum:
AGGCCGGTAAGATTGGTTTTTCAGCAGGCATTTAATACCAGAGATGAAGCATTCAGAGCTGAAATGAGGATAAAAGGTTGGAGCAGGAAAAAGAAAGAGGCTTTGATTAGAAGTGATTGGGATGAGATTTCTGCGTTGAGTAAGAAAAATGGGAGGAGGGAGTAGGAACCCTTCGATCCCGGTTTGAATCGGGACTCAGGGTGAGCGGGAGGGGGGAAACTGGCTGTTTTGAATGTGCTGT
This window harbors:
- a CDS encoding tRNA:Cm32/Um32 methyltransferase, translated to MVFQQAFNTRDEAFRAEMRIKGWSRKKKEALIRSDWDEISALSKKNGRRE